The genome window CCCATCAGAGTCATTACAAGGCCCAATATAAGAATCCATTATGTAATCCCCTGTCCCACCATAGATATCGGCCTTAGTCGAAACGATTGAAGCAAATGAGTAGATATTAGAGTTGAAGCCATATACTGTATTTGAAATCTCAGCCACATTTCCTACAGCATCTTGTACACCAAAAGCTGATATACAGTCTTGTGTAAATACAGAACCTGTATGAAGAGAGCGAATTCCTGAAGAGTTTGTTCCTGGGATAGTATGAATATCTGAAGAACTTAAATTATCAATATCCATATATGATGATTCTAGACCACTTGCCCCTGATGCATTACATTTACTTGAAGAATTAAGTGCAAGTCCCCTTTCCACAACTTCAATATTTGCATCAGAAGTAGCTCTTACATCCCAAGCACTATAAGCGATCTGCTCATCACGATCTGGAAGTTTATAAGTAGTCGCAGCACCATATCCGACAATAGTCGGAGATCCAGTAAGTGTAGTACATGCGTTAGCTGCATTTGCATTTGTAATATTTGTTAAAGGTGGTAAGAAAGATTGAAATGCTACTGCAGAATCTAAAGTATGAGTTGCAAAGTTTTGCCATACCCCATTTTTTACATAGCAAGTACCTGTTGATCTTTCATAGAAAATAGACCCGTCTGGCCCATCATATGCACCTAAGTTCTGAGCAATACATTGGCCATCTGTCGTATCACAACTTGTCTTAGAGTACGGGCATCCCATTTCAAAACGAGGAACAAGTAAGTCCTTTCCAAAGTCATAAATTGAACCAATTGTACCAAGAGCTGAAGCAGTGTCACCAAAGCCTTTATATTCACAAACATAATTACTATCAATAAATGAATCTGAATGCATCATCTCACAAGCTTTCTTATTAACCATCCAACGATGGACGAATGCAAAGTTTTCTTGTGGAGCAACTACTGTTAATTTTGCAACATTATTATTTGTTGTAATCTCAAGTGATTCATTGTCACCAAGCTGATTCGTAAAATTTAAAACAGGTCTTACTTCATAGACATAAGTGTGATTTGGAACAGGTGCTAAACGTGAGTTCTCACCGTTATCAATATAAGTATTAGAAGAAGTAATTAGATCTCTATTTAAAGGATTACTATAGTTGAATGTATGTAGAGGCCCTGCTTTCTTACGATAAATATTATAACCTTGAATTGCACCAGACGTACCAACAGTGAAGTCTTCCCACTCAACACTTACACTTGAGGTCCCATGATATGGAATCCAATTTGTCCCGTCAGAATAAAAACAATCTTCATCCGTAGTTGCACGGTAGCCTGTATTAAATAAGAATTTTCCGTCGTTATCGCTTGCAAGTAATGTCTCTGTTTGTGAGTTAAAGACAACGCTAACAGATGAAGCATCACTTGAATCATATGTAACATCTCCAATACAGCTTGCACTATTAAGATCATCACATGTCGTAGTTGTATCTTCTAGCAGGCCATTAGACGTATAATCGCGATTTACTTCTGAAATATTACAGGCAACAGATTTACTAATTAAAACCCAATCATTTGAAGTCGTTCCTGTTGAGTAGTAACACTGATTGGCCGCCGTACGATATATAGCACCAGCTGAGTCAGGTACGACATTACTAGTTGCGGGCGAAACCGTTCCGTAACACTCTTTTCCACCATCGCACTTTGTTAGTGAATGAGAACATGTAAAGCTAGATTCAACTCGAATACCAAAGTGATCAACTTTAGTTCCTAGAGCTTTAACATCGGCCCAACCGTGATGAGCAACCGTTTGAGGCTCAACTCTAACTTTAAACGAAACAGATGTTCTTGGTGAACCTGTACCATTATCGACAAGATCAAATGAAATTGTCGTTTCCCCATATTGTGACGCCGTTGGGATCATTTTAATTCTTAATACTTCATTAATTGAAATTCCATTATCAATTACTCCACTGGCCATAGCGCCTGTTACTACTGCAAGATCCCCTGCTTCACTATATTCACCATCAAGGTCAGTATCCTTTAAGAATTGAATATTCATTGGTTGTATAAGTACATTATTAGTTGAAACAATATTTTCAATCGTTACCGTTTGAGAAGCTTCATTAATGCTACCACCTTCACTAATAATAACATTATCAATAATAATATCTTCTTTTTCACCTACAATAACATCACTCATAAAGCTCGCATTTTGAACCCCATTATTTGAAGCAACTGCCCAGTCATCTGTGTCAACTGATTCATAACAAAGCCCATTAGTACGATCAAAGTAAACAACAGGATTATCACTTACGTGAGAAGTAGGATTGAAGCTAGGTGCCCCATGACCAATACAATTATTTACACCACATTCAGTACGACCTGCGCGGCGATCATAAACAGAGTAATTACAAATTACAGGAGCATCAGAAGTTTCTTGAACAATAACATCAAGACTTTGTACAACTGACTCCGCACTACTTGAATCCCTAACAACAAATTGGAAGTCATCAGGTGTTCCTATTGTATTAGCACTATTACCGTTTAATGTTTCATATAAACATGTGATAGAACCACCTGAAGAAATCGCACAATCTTTAATTGTTCCCTCAGTGCCAGCAAGAGAGCCTTGTCCTGCCATCGTGTTGATACGGTTTCCACTTCCATCAATAAAGTAAACCGTAAGAGATGACATTGTATTATCGACATCAGAAACACTTCCAAGAGTAATTGTTTCACTTACACTATTCCAGTCTGAAGACTCATTCATAGTGTGAGTAAATGGGCCACCTGCCACAACAGGTGGATCATTCTTAGCGTTGATGACCACATTGATATAACCAGTTGTATGAAAGTCGGCCATACTCGTTAAAGGTAGCGGTGAATCTGAAATTTGATACTCAACAGTAAAGACACCATTTGCATCTCCATCAAAAAAGAGATTACAAAAAGTAGCATCATCCACACTATTAGCGTGGAATGTATCACCAGGAGCTCCTGTACAAGAGCCTTGAATATCTGGATAGCTTGTTAAGTTTTTAAATTTATAACGTAGATCAGAACTTGGAAATCCCATGTAAGAATCATCTGATGCTGTTGGAAAATAAAGCCCTACTGCAGTTTGGGCCCCAGGCGTCCCTGTACTATCTTCGTCTACAGTTACTGTAATAATATTTGCAGCAACTGGCTCATCATCAACTTCAGTCACACGAACTGAAGCAACTCCAGTATTTGAATACTGGCCATTTGCATAAATTTGGTACTCAACCATATCTTCTATCGCCGCATTAAAGTAATCTGTACTAGTTGTAAACGCTAACGTACACTTACCTAGTGAGCAATTACATGAGATATCTGAGTTTTGTACACTTGCATGTACCGAGCTAGCAACACAATAAGTTGCAAAGTCACCATCATAATCAAAGTAGCCAGAGACAGGGACTTCATTGACTTCACTATCGAATTCAAAAGTAATTAGAGAATCTTCACTTACAGTTGTGCTTCTTGTCGCCGCAACACTTGGAGCTTGATCAATATTTGTCACATCAACATATAATCTTGAAACAGCGCTATCACCATCATCATCACTAATATAAAAATCAATATGTGAAGATCCATTAAAATGACGAGAAGGTTCAATATTCATCGAACAAGTACCGCTAATACATTCGCAAGTTGCACCTAACATTTTAATCCCAGGTGTCGGACTCTCCGTCGTATTCGGACCTGTAATCGTAGCAACGATGATTGGATTAATTGTTGCACTAGAGTTTATTGCATTAATAATTTGCAACGAAGTTGAAAAGCCTGCATCAATTTGAACAGTAATTGTATTTGTTGTTATTGAGACTACTTCGGCCCCAGCAGAAACTGTTGGGTTATCTACTAACTCTAGATAAAGCTCTGAGAAGTTCATTGCATTTTGCCAAGTGTTTACCTTTTCAAACGTCATTGAGCCAATCGTTATTGTTTGGTTTAGACCTGTTGAGCTATCAACAATTGTGCATGAAGTAGGTATTCCTCCATTTTGATCTGTAAAAGAAATTGGAAAACTTGTCATGGCATCATCTTCAAGCATAGAAACTGAAGTTGTTGTAATAACCGGTGCCTTTGGAGAAACATCAAGAATACAGCTTCTAGTGATTTCATCAAAGTAGTGCCCATCATCACAGCTTGCCTGCTTTAAAGAATTCATCTGCGGTGTACAGCCGATAAAAGCACTTAAAAATATTGAAATTAATAGTATACGATTCATTACCTTTCCCAAGTATCCCAATAACTTATCGCCAAAATATTCCTTAACTTTAAATAAACACGAATAAACACTTACGTTATTTCAGCATTATAAAATATTGCTCTTCTTGCCTCTAGAAAGATGTGATATTGAGGACTTAGGAATAGGACGGCCAGCTAAAGCGCCTATAATAGCTGACAAACGCAATCACCTACTGACAGAACTTAAAACTTTGATTTAGTGAGCAAAGAGCTTCTCTCATTTCTTCATTCTCTTCTTTAAGCTTACTATTCTCTTCTTTTAGAGAAGCTATCTCACGTGTATTTTGAGCTACCTGAGATTCAACCCCCTCACTCATAAGTTTGAACATCGCCAAATTGCCATCGAGTTCTTTTACCGCTTCAATAAGTGGTGATACAAGTACAGCATAATCAACAGATAACCAACCATCAGCATTTTCAATAACGGCCGTTGGAAATTGTGCCTGCACATCTTGAGCAATCACACCAATCGAGTGCATCCCAGGAGATAGAGACTTCTCATTCCAGTTAAACTCAACACCTTTAAGGGCCTTTATTTTATCAAGGGCATGATCGATTTCTGTCACATTGTCTTTGAGTCTTTCATCTGAAGTACAATTCGTTGCACCAGCTCCACCTCCAAGAGTACAGTCTGTTGATCCTTGAACTCTTAGATTCCCTACGACATGAAGTTGCTCAGAAGGAGTTGTTGTACCGACACCTACACGCCCAGCGGCAGTTACAGTCATGCGGTCTGTATTTGCGGTAGATATTGTCACAGGTAGGTTTGAGCCGACTGCTCCCGCCGTATTTAAATTCCCAAGCTTGATACCGGCCCCATTATCAACCAATACTTCAAAGTTATTTAACGTCCCACCTTTAAACACAACATTATCAATTCCACCTTGAGATATAATTTTCTGTGCAGAAGTCACTTGTCCAAAAAATGCAGAGCTTGTAGTTGCATCCCCTGCAATGTTATTAACAGAGATATTACCAAAATCAACATCACCTGTTACAGTAATGTCACTATCAAAAGTAGCATTCCCCGTAACTTGTAGAGTTCCATCTACAACGGCCGCACCAGTTGTATTGAATGCGCCAGTATTTGTAAGTCCGCCTGTTGAAGTAATCCCATTGCCTTGAATTGTCCCAGTCGCCGTCAGATTTGTAGTTGAAAGGTTTCCTGAGTGTGAAAGAGTCCCTGAAACAATTGTATTACTAAATTGTGAAATGCCTGTAACGTTTAGGTTACCGGCCAATTGAGTACTACCTCCAACAACCATTTGATAACCAGAGGTATCAGAAACAGCAGTACTTCCTACAAGTAGCCTTCCATTATTAGTAAGTCTCATATTTTCTTGCTGTGTATTCGTTGTATTTGCAGTCGTATAAAAGTTCAGCTCTGTTCCAAGATTTGTTGCACTAAAATTTTCAGTCGCAGTCGAACGAATACTAGCAGTATTTACTATTCCACTACCAGTATCTCCACCAAAGTTTAAGAGACCTAGAATATCATTTGCAGTCGTCATTGAAGGTGCAGTAATAAGACCTTGTGAACTTGCGAGATTGATTGACGACTGATTGCCACCATATGAATAAAATTGTCCACTTGCATCTCCAGAATCACTACGTACATCAATTTGAGCAGTAGCATTGAATGTACCGAGATTAGATGTGTGTCCAAAAGATAAATTTCCATTTGCATCGTATAGAGCAAAGTCAGAAGATTCTGATTGGAAGGCGATATCACCAGGGCCGGAGCTACCAGCTGTAATTGTTGTTGTTCCACTATTTGTCATATTAACAGCATTAATATTGGTTATCCCCGATCCATCTCCAACAAAGTTGGCCGCTGTTACAGTTGAGGAAATATTTAAATTACCATTGACTCCCGAATTTCCATAAACATAGAAAAGATAGAGAGGATCTGGAGTACCACCAATTGATGTGCGCCCTGCTGAATCAATGAAAAACTCTGCAGAATTCCAAAAGCTAGAAGTTAAGCTATCACCATCTCCATCAACATCGATAAAGAAGTAATTCATTCCACCAATATTTGTGTTACTACCATAAACACCCATCGTAGCGTTGTGTTCTTGTCTTAAACCAAAAGATAGTGCTCTTGCCCAACTAGAGCCAAGCCCTGTACCAACATTTCCACCCACGTGTAAAAGAATACTTTCTTCCGCAGTTGTAGGCCCTGCAATATTTCCACTCACAGTTAACTTAGATGGCCCTTCATATGGATCATCAGAGATTGTTACCTTTCCACCTGAACCACTACGTCTAATATGTGAACCACTTATATCCCAAGGTCCAGCGTAACTCCCGTTACTTAATTGAAGGTCCCACTTATTCGTTGATTCATTAAAACGAATAATATCACCCGCTGTGAAAGTTTCAATATTACCATCACCATTTAAATCACCAGCAACTGGAGCAGCATCGTTAACAACATAGAAGTCCCCATTATTGACTCCGGCAACTGAAGGAGCTGTGACTCCTCCTGTATCAAGAATGAGACGTCCTAAATAGTTAGACCCACCTAGATAGTCAACAGCAACCCATGAAGCTCCGTTATACTGCAAAACTTGGCCAGCACTTGATGCCCCCAGAGAGCTTAACTTTGAATTCGTTATTGCGCCGTCTTGAATTTTACTTGTTGAGATTGAACTATTTTGAACATCAAAACTAACAGAAGTTACAGTTTGTCCGAATGCATCTGTTACAATAAGGTCATAGATAAAGCCACCAACGATTTTTAAACCATTAGGAACCCCTAACCTAACCATATTTGCTGACTTTGATAAGATATTTAAATTGATAACCTGGGGCCCATTCTTTGTTTTGACTGCACTAATCGTTGATAGATTTGTCCCATTGAGAATCAATTGGTTTGAAGAAACTTCAATAAGTGTAATCTGATGCCTCTTCGTAAGATCAGAAGTATCTGACGAGTTAGCATTATCACGGCCTGTATTACTAACAGGTTTACACGCGATAAAAAGTACAACTAAGAGAATGTAAAAAGTATCTTTAAGTTTCATATCCATAAATCCCTAATTTCATATCGGAGATTAATAAATAAAGTTAAACTATTAATATTACTATACCAAACCCCTTGGTTATCAAGAGCAAATAAGGAGTATTTGCCAATGATTTCTTTAACTTGTCATTGGTTATAAAATACTTGTATGAATAGCTTTCGAAGATTTTTGCAAACTCTACTAGTCACTATGGCATTTCTGACAGTGGCCGATCACGCCATTGCTGAAAAATACGATCTCAACACAAACTTAATTGTCATTCAAAATATTGCCAATGACGGGATGTCTTTTGTTATTCGTAAAGGAAGAGTAGATAATATTGTTAAAGGCCAAGTGTCGCTATTCTCTTCGAAGGAAATCTCTTTTACAGCTCGTGCCATCTCTATAACAAAAGAGTACTCACAGTGGATTGTTACAGACAATAATATCAGAGTACCGTTTGAGAAAGGACAAATTGTTACTGTTAACTATTCTCCGGAAAGAGTTTGGTTAGAGATTCCAAAGATTCTTGGTGATGAGAATTACAGAAAAATGCTTGCAGAAGAAGAGATGTCTCTTAAAGAAAAGCAATTTCAGCGCTACGATAATCGATTTGAATTCTTCTATGGCAAAAATCAAGGGCTGAGCGAATCAACAAGTTCTAGTACTAATAATGATGGCACGAGAACTGGGGATACATTCCAATTCAATTACGCTATTCCTATTAACCAAACATTCCAAACAACAATTGGCTTTCGCTATGACCTTGACCTACTCACTCTTCTCAACCCAAATGTTGAACAAGAAACAAAGAGAATGTTGGGAACGGCGGCCCTAAAAATATCATTCGATAATAACTGGAGCTACCGTTTTAGCTACTTTGTTTCCCTTGGAGTCGGTTTTGGTCGTTCTGAAACGAGTATCCAAGATACCGTAAGAGTAGGAAGTGCAATGCTTCTTCCATCTGTAAGTTTAGGACTTGAATACAAAGTTTCAACCTCCCAGTCACTTATCTTTAAAGCTAATTTTGATGCTATCCAATCAGATGAAGAATTTGCTGATGGCTTTCAGCAATCTACTGATCAAACAATGTTTGGGCTATCTGTTGGTTACGCCTTTTAAGTATCACCTTCACCATCGTGAGGAATTGAAGGCTTAATCAAAATCCTAATAATATAACTAAAGAACGATTCTTTCTCTCTTTTATGCTTAAAGAAAGAAGCTTCAGAAACAGGTTGTAATAATAAGGCAATCAGTAGAATTACTTTCATCTATCCCCCTAATTAGAAACAATAATGAAAGGAAAACATACAGATAATTAAATGTCACTTGATGGGACAAAAAAATAGGCCTTCATTAAGTAATCTTAAGAAGGCCTATCTATAATTTAATAAATTCGTTTTGGAATTATTTCTTTGCTGCAGGTAGAACTTCGATTAGTTCAACTTCAAAAGTAAGCGTTGCGCCACCTGGAATTGATGGAGGAGCTCCTTGATCACCATAGGCAAGCTCAGATGGAATAACTAGTTTAATTTTTCCACCTTCACCAATTAGTTGCATCCCTTCTGTCCAACCTTTAATTACTCTATTAAGTGGGAACTCGATTGGCTTATTTCTCTTATAAGATGAATCAAATTCTGTTCCATCTCTTAAAGTACCTTTATAATGAACTTTTACTGTATCAGTTTCAGCTGGCTTCTTAGCAGAACCCGCTTCAATGATCTTATAAGCTAGGCCAGACTCAGTTTTCTTCGCACCTTCTTTAGCTACGAAATCAGCAAGAAATTTTGCACCAGCATCTTTTTCAGTCTTAGATACTTCACTCATTCTTTGATTTACGATATCTCTAAATTTGAATGCAAATTGTCTTGTATCAATATCAGTTGCATCCTTAGTCATACCGTCACGAACACCCTGAATTAGGTTATTCATTTCTCTTTCAGTAAGTTTAAAGTCTTTAAACCTTTTTCCGTAAACATGCCCAACTGAATAAAATATCTTATCATTTTCAGTCTCAGGCTTTACTTCAGCTTTCTTACCGCATGAAACAAATAGTAATGGCGCAATTGCCATTGTTGCTAGTAGTTTCTTCATTTAACATCCTTTGTCTAAATTTATTGAAGTCTAGTTACAAATTAATATTTATCTTAATAGATTAAAGTGGTTTAGTCTGCTTTTCAAGCCTTAAATATTTTCATCCATGGCCTTATTGGCCAACATATCGCAATGCTCATTTTGTGGATGACCACTATGTCCTTTTACCCATCGAAATTGTAAATTTGAAAAACGGCCAACTATTTCATCAAAGCTCTGCCAAAGCTCAATATTTTCTGGAGTTTTTTTGTCCGCTTTTTTCCAACCACGTGCCTTCCAACCAGGAACCCATTTCGAAATTCCATCAACAACATATTTCGAGTCACTATAAAGGAAGGCCGCATGACTGTTATCAAGCCCCATTTCTTCTAGTTCATTCTCTAATGACTTTAGTGATTCAATGGCACCAGTAAGCTCCATGCGGTTATTAGTCGTTTGAAACTCAAAGCCAGAACTTTCAAAGAAGACCACGCCTTCAGGATTTTGTCCCATTGCACCCCATGCACCAGGACCAGGATTTCCACGGCAACCGCCATCACTATAAACAGTATATGCCCCCATTGCTTCCATAGGGATACTGAAGTGGCCATTTCCACTTGTAACACCATTTTCAACATCTTCAAGTAGATCAACGCTTTCTCTTAATTGAGCAATTGCATCATGATCGTCTTGCGTATCGAGAACGCTTTCCAAATATTCTAAAGTTTTTAGTATGCTTTTCTTTTTCATTACTTAAGGATTCCTTTTTAAAGTCATAAGTATAAATCTTCATTTACAAAAAAGGAAACTTCCACCACAATTTCTTTATGGAATTTATAAAATTAGAGTCAGGTAAAACAGTTAACAATCTTGAAATCGAAGCTTTTAAAAATAAAGTTGATTCATCTCGCTTTATCTACATCATGGCAGGAGTTCACGGAGATGAGATCGAGGGAGTTCACTGCTTAAAAGAAATTTTTTCGTGGCTTAAAAACGAAGTAGAGATTGATCTACCTTTAGTTGTAATTCCAATTGTTAATATTGATGGTGTTAATGCTGGCACACGTGTTAATGCCAACGGCGTAGACCTAAACCGTAACCTTCCTACTCAGAGTTGGGAGGGTGATTTTGAAGAGGCCAAGTACAACCCAGGAGTGGCACCTTTGAGTGAGCCTGAAAATCAATATCTAGACAAACTCTTTAAAGAGTATCCACCGGCCTTTATCTTATCTATTCATTCATGGAAGCCAATCGTAAACTACAATGGTGACTGTAAGGATGTTGCGCAACTTTTGGCCAGGCACAATAAATATCCTATAGCAGATGATATCGGCTACCCAACTCCAGGTTCACTTGGAACATATGGCAGTGTCGATCTCGCAGCACCTGTGCTCACATTTGAATGTCCAACTATCGACACAGGAATCACTGTCGAAGAAGTATGGCAAGAAAATGAAGCCGGTTTCAAAGAGATGATCACTTCAGGAATTCTGAAACGATTCCTTTAAAAGTTAATTTACTCTTCTTAAACAAAATTAACTTATCTTCGCTAGCGTCCAATCCGTTAATAAGGCATATTTAAAATGAGAGTGCTGCATAGCGGCGCCCATGTTTAAAATTTGGTACAACAATCATTTAGGCCCTAATATCCCTCATAATCCCTCTCTCTTTTGGGCCTAAGTGTAATCGGAGGCCGTCCCACGGCCTCCCTTTATATCCCCTAAAATATCGTCAACTTCCTAAACGGCCCTATAGATTTTCCAAAGTCGGCGTCTTAGACCTCCTATTGTTATATATTTACTTCAAATGCGAACTCGTCCGAAACTGAACAAATGGCATACTATTTGCATCAAGTATTAGACGAATATCATTTTCAGGAACGAAAAAAGGAGACAGAGTGACACCATTTAAGTGTATCTCATTAATTTTACTAGCACTTACAACAACATCTGTTGTTGCCCAAAGTAGCACTAGTAATATCCAAGGTGTCAAAAAAGCACCGGGTGCGACTAGAAATTGGTCAGCTAGAATTGATACAACAGTTTCAAGAGACTTATTAAAGACTTCTGAAGCGAATCATTATAGTGGAATGTATAACTCATTTCGTTTCAATATTATTACAGATAAAGGTAGCTTCGCCGCTAAAACAACAGTATCAAAAGACTTTGTTGATGAGCGAAAAAGTAGAATCAGTGATACGTCTGTATCCTTTACTAGAAAGGCTTCTCAGCCATTTGATGGAGTTGTTTCTTTTGGTACAGCATCAATAAAACTACCAACAAGTAAAGTTTCGAGAAAATATTCTAACCTTCAAGCAGGAATTAGCTTAAGTGAAGGCCTATCAATAGCCGATAGTGTTATTGGGATTAAGGACCTATCTGCATTAGTTATTCTTGGTGCATCCAAGAACTTCCATGAGTACGAAACATCTATGACTGGAAGCTCAAATACTTCATATAGTCTTTCATCAATTGCATATCTGACATATAGCATGTCGGATGAGCTATACCTATCTCTTGGAGGAACATATATGAAAGGTTGGACATATCAGAACAATACAAAAGATGCTTATTCGTTCTCTCAAGCTATTGGTTATAGCTTTGGCCCTAAATACAACCTAGAGATAGGTCATGAATTTGGAGGAACTCCCCTATCTCCGGATGGGAAGAAGGTTGAGATCGATTTATTTGATGAAAGAGATTCATCAGTATATGCCTCACTAACAATAAAAATATAGAACACGCATAACGAATACAAAGAGAATAAAGAACAAATGACAAAAAGAACAAAGGTAGATGGAAAATGAAAATCAAAAATGAAAACAAATTTGGAATGCTTAGAGGCCTTACACATGCATTCGCATTGGCCGCGATTCTTTCAAGTTGTGCAAAGACTCTTCCGGACAAAGAGCCTGATTTTGCTCAAGAAAGCTATCGTACAAAGAATTCTGTAACTTCAGCTAAGCTTGTAGTTGAAGCAATTGCTGTTGCAACTCAAGAAGAACTTTCTAAAAATAGAATTTCGACAGACTTAATTGACACAAGTGTTGGTAGTGAAGCAAAGACTCTTTACTCAACTCAAATCGTTAATTCTAATGATAAAACTTATAATGTTCTTGTAAAAGATCTTCTAGTTTTTGCAGAGAAAGAAGGTCAGAAATTTGAAATCACATTTGATCTAACGACAAACTACCTAGTAGCATACATAGCTCCAGCAGACACTAGTGCAAAAGCTTTTAGTGCTTCAAATAAGATTATTCGCGATGTTCTTCCAGTTAAAGCTTCTAAGCTTGACCGCATTCCACTATTTCAATATGGCGTTGACTTCTACCAAAGAGAAAATGTTAAAAACGACCTTGATGAAAAAACAAGACATATCAGATATATTGAAAAAGATCGTTCTGAATCAACTCACTACAAAGTTGATTACCTAATCGAAAACAGAACTTACACAGGTGTTTTCGGAATGGATCAAAAAGAGATCGCGACTATCTACCGTCGTGATAAAGTTGAAAGTAACCTATTCACAGTAGGCCAACTTGAAGATCGTATCCTTAATAATGAAAATGCTTTCACTACTTCAAAGCATGATGGTCACGTATTTGATAACAAAGACCTAATAAAGGTTATTCTTGATGACAATGAAAGTAAGGCATACTTTGCACGTGTTATTAAGAAAGAAAATCTAACTGACAATGAAGAACAACTAGTTCGTGCAGAAAGATTCAACCTACTATTTTCAAGATGTGACGCGGATACTGCACAAAGAGCAAAGATCGCTCTTGATAACTGTTTCCTACGCTCAGAGATCTCTGAAAAAATTAAGTACGTAAAATTCAAGTACGATATCGATGAT of Bacteriovorax sp. BAL6_X contains these proteins:
- a CDS encoding tail fiber domain-containing protein: MKLKDTFYILLVVLFIACKPVSNTGRDNANSSDTSDLTKRHQITLIEVSSNQLILNGTNLSTISAVKTKNGPQVINLNILSKSANMVRLGVPNGLKIVGGFIYDLIVTDAFGQTVTSVSFDVQNSSISTSKIQDGAITNSKLSSLGASSAGQVLQYNGASWVAVDYLGGSNYLGRLILDTGGVTAPSVAGVNNGDFYVVNDAAPVAGDLNGDGNIETFTAGDIIRFNESTNKWDLQLSNGSYAGPWDISGSHIRRSGSGGKVTISDDPYEGPSKLTVSGNIAGPTTAEESILLHVGGNVGTGLGSSWARALSFGLRQEHNATMGVYGSNTNIGGMNYFFIDVDGDGDSLTSSFWNSAEFFIDSAGRTSIGGTPDPLYLFYVYGNSGVNGNLNISSTVTAANFVGDGSGITNINAVNMTNSGTTTITAGSSGPGDIAFQSESSDFALYDANGNLSFGHTSNLGTFNATAQIDVRSDSGDASGQFYSYGGNQSSINLASSQGLITAPSMTTANDILGLLNFGGDTGSGIVNTASIRSTATENFSATNLGTELNFYTTANTTNTQQENMRLTNNGRLLVGSTAVSDTSGYQMVVGGSTQLAGNLNVTGISQFSNTIVSGTLSHSGNLSTTNLTATGTIQGNGITSTGGLTNTGAFNTTGAAVVDGTLQVTGNATFDSDITVTGDVDFGNISVNNIAGDATTSSAFFGQVTSAQKIISQGGIDNVVFKGGTLNNFEVLVDNGAGIKLGNLNTAGAVGSNLPVTISTANTDRMTVTAAGRVGVGTTTPSEQLHVVGNLRVQGSTDCTLGGGAGATNCTSDERLKDNVTEIDHALDKIKALKGVEFNWNEKSLSPGMHSIGVIAQDVQAQFPTAVIENADGWLSVDYAVLVSPLIEAVKELDGNLAMFKLMSEGVESQVAQNTREIASLKEENSKLKEENEEMREALCSLNQSFKFCQ
- a CDS encoding FKBP-type peptidyl-prolyl cis-trans isomerase translates to MKKLLATMAIAPLLFVSCGKKAEVKPETENDKIFYSVGHVYGKRFKDFKLTEREMNNLIQGVRDGMTKDATDIDTRQFAFKFRDIVNQRMSEVSKTEKDAGAKFLADFVAKEGAKKTESGLAYKIIEAGSAKKPAETDTVKVHYKGTLRDGTEFDSSYKRNKPIEFPLNRVIKGWTEGMQLIGEGGKIKLVIPSELAYGDQGAPPSIPGGATLTFEVELIEVLPAAKK
- a CDS encoding ribonuclease H, which translates into the protein MGAYTVYSDGGCRGNPGPGAWGAMGQNPEGVVFFESSGFEFQTTNNRMELTGAIESLKSLENELEEMGLDNSHAAFLYSDSKYVVDGISKWVPGWKARGWKKADKKTPENIELWQSFDEIVGRFSNLQFRWVKGHSGHPQNEHCDMLANKAMDENI
- a CDS encoding M14 family murein peptide amidase A → MEFIKLESGKTVNNLEIEAFKNKVDSSRFIYIMAGVHGDEIEGVHCLKEIFSWLKNEVEIDLPLVVIPIVNIDGVNAGTRVNANGVDLNRNLPTQSWEGDFEEAKYNPGVAPLSEPENQYLDKLFKEYPPAFILSIHSWKPIVNYNGDCKDVAQLLARHNKYPIADDIGYPTPGSLGTYGSVDLAAPVLTFECPTIDTGITVEEVWQENEAGFKEMITSGILKRFL